In the genome of Sphaeramia orbicularis chromosome 13, fSphaOr1.1, whole genome shotgun sequence, one region contains:
- the kctd14 gene encoding BTB/POZ domain-containing protein KCTD14, translated as MSLQDGRAHLKQTPAPAPHSPVVQLNVGGHMFYTTLSTLRKHPDSNLAELFSVPPKLHVDAQGRYFIDRDGSHFGSILEFLRSERVPTENLREIHREALFYNIQPLVKVLEDRPELFGETVGRQQFLSRVPHYKENIQVLIRVARAEAVAARYSTMLICVLRTEEDVGFYDNAISSLAADKESVVVFGPWKAAPSVEDLLDCIQTDIRSQGYQVTVQRHVMEKNFLFRSYDFFYKLMFTWW; from the exons ATGAGCCTCCAGGACGGCAGAGCCCACCTGAAGCAGACCCCGGCTCCAGCCCCG CACTCGCCTGTTGTGCAGTTGAACGTCGGAGGTCACATGTTCTACACCACTCTGAGCACGCTCCGTAAACACCCCGACTCCAACCTCGCAGAGCTGTTCAGCGTTCCGCCCAAACTGCACGTGGACGCGCAGGGACGCTACTTCATCGACCGCGACGGGTCACACTTCGGCTCCATCCTGGAGTTCCTGCGATCGGAGCGCGTGCCCACGGAGAACCTCAGGGAG ATCCACAGGGAGGCGCTCTTCTATAACATTCAACCTTTGGTCAAAGTTCTGGAGGATCGACCTGAACTGTTTGGAGAAACTGTGGGAAGACAACAGTTCCTGTCCAGAGTTCCACATTATAAGGAGAACATCcag gtgCTGATTCGCGTTGCCAGGGCCGAGGCCGTCGCCGCCCGTTACTCCACCATGTTGATCTGCGTTCTTCGGACGGAGGAGGACGTGGGTTTCTATGACAACGCCATCAGCAGCCTGGCGGCCGATAAGGAGTCGGTGGTGGTCTTCGGGCCGTGGAAGGCGGCTCCGTCGGTGGAGGACCTGCTGGACTGTATCCAGACGGACATACGCAGTCAGGGCTACCAGGTGACCGTCCAGCGCCACGTCATGGAGAAGAACTTCCTGTTCCGCAGCTACGACTTCTTCTACAAACTCATGTTTACCTGGTGGTAA
- the rps3 gene encoding small ribosomal subunit protein uS3, whose translation MAVQISKKRKFVSDGIFKAELNEFLTRELAEDGYSGVEVRVTPTRTEIIILATRTQNVLGEKGRRIRELTAVVQKRFGFPEGSVELYAEKVATRGLCAIAQAESLRYKLLGGLAVRRACYGVLRFIMESGAKGCEVVVSGKLRGQRAKSMKFVDGLMIHSGDPVNYYVDTAVRHVLLRQGVLGIKVKIMLPWDPSGKIGPKKPLPDHVSIVEPKEETLPTTPVSEQKGCPKPEVPVMPQGTPVPTA comes from the exons ATGGCGGTGCAAATCTCCAAGAAGAGGAAG TTCGTCTCAGACGGTATCTTCAAGGCCGAGCTGAACGAGTTTCTGACTCGTGAGCTTGCTGAGGATGGTTACTCTGGGGTGGAAGTGCGTGTGACTCCCACCAGGACTGAGATCATTATCCTGGCCACAAG GACCCAGAACGTTCTGGGAGAGAAGGGTCGTCGCATCAGAGAGCTGACCGCTGTGGTCCAGAAGAGGTTCGGCTTCCCCGAGGGCAGCGTGGAA CTCTATGCAGAGAAGGTCGCCACCCGTGGTCTGTGCGCCATCGCCCAGGCCGAGTCTCTGCGTTATAAACTACTGGGAGGCCTGGCTGTGAGACG GGCGTGTTACGGCGTTCTGAGGTTCATCATGGAGAGCGGAGCCAAGGGCTGTGAGGTGGTGGTCTCTGGGAAGCTGAGGGGCCAGAGGGCCAAGTCCATGAAGTTTGTGGACGGGCTGATGATCCACAGCGGAGACCCCGTCAACTACTACGTGGACACAGCGGTCCGCCACGTCCTCCTGAGACAGG GTGTGTTGGGCATCAAGGTGAAGATCATGCTGCCCTGGGACCCCAGCGGCAAGATCGGCCCCAAGAAGCCCCTCCCCGACCACGTCAGCATCGTGGAGCCCAAGGAGGAGACCCTGCCCACCACGCCCGTGTCTGAGCAGAAGGGCTGCCCCAAGCCCGAGGTGCCCGTCATGCCCCAGGGGACCCCCGTCCCCACAGCATAA